TATGATGATGGGTGGACAGAAAAAGTATGTCCCAGCAGGCGATAGTAGTATCTGGAACTCTTATGGGTTAAATCCTGCCAAAATCACAACTATCTCAGATGAAGAATTAGCCAATATCCTCACGGCTGATGGACTACCAAGATTGGAATATTATGGAGTAGAATCACATCGAGTAAGTCATCTAAAAACACTTATCAATATTGTTGCGCCCTTCATACCCGTCATTGGTCAGTTATACACGATGTATCAGGCATTTCAAGGTATCAAGAAAGGGGATTATTTACAAGGTGCCTTAGGATTCTTAGGCGGGCTGGGGGAATTAGCTAAATTAACTCCAGCGCAACTGGCTAAATTTGGTAGCTTAGGTAAGTTAGCGGCTAACCTGAATAACTTAAATAATATCGATACTATCTCAAAACTTGTTACCTTAGCTGATACCATCAATAAAATTAATTACGCCTCTATTGCCTTAACTGGTAATGACTTAACCGACGGCAGTGGCAGGAAGATAAACGGTAGTCAAAGGTTTATAGCAGGGCTTAACTATATGGCTACTGACTTTAGTAAAATCTTACCAAAAGGGTTAAATAGCCTTCACCTACCCTTCTCTAACACCATCTCACCTGGAGCACTGAAATATATGACCAAAACCTATCAATTAGGTGTAGCGGCTACTGGCAAAGAAGGGGTATTGTTTGGTAAAGAGTTATCAGATGAAGAAAGGATAAATATCGGCACCAAATTAGTTGGTTCTTCACTGGGTAATATTATTGCGAATGGAATTGACTACGCTACGGATGACAACCCAGAAACAGGAATAACAGATGCCTTAAAAGAAGAAGGGATGAGTTTTTACAAAGGTGCACAGGCGTGGAGTCAGATGGCCATCCAGGCCTACCAGAACGCCTCAAGACTTGTCCCAATGCTTAATTTTACCACTACTACTCCCAGTTCTATCCCCAAAGACCAGGATGCTTACATAAAATTAGACATTGCTCATGAGTTATGGCAAACCGTTGCCTCCATTAGAGACACAGGGAGCGATATATTTACTTCGATTAGAGATGCGGTAAGAGAATCCAGAAAGGATTATGACCTGCGGATAGCATATAAAAAGGGAGAGTTACCTGCGGATGTCCTTGCGCAAAAGCTAAATAATAAGGAGATAAATGTAGAAGATGTATACCAACTGGCGGTAACTTATGGAGCGGATGCAACAAAATTAATAGCCCTGGCGACTAAAAACGCTACCAATCAAGAACTGATGGAGCTTATCCATAAAGATAAGGGTAGTAACAAAGAGGTATCCGAGGCACTTAAGGGGGAAAGGAATGAGAGGATAAATGAGGCGATAAAGGAGTTTTCTTCTGCTATTACTCCTCAGTTAGCTAATGCAAGTGACAG
This bacterium DNA region includes the following protein-coding sequences:
- a CDS encoding family 16 glycoside hydrolase, with protein sequence QNQYVLQIFGTYLNLYRVVNGSWTRLAEVSRTLPLNTWANYKIIASGNQIKVYENDNVVAFVRDESHKLGSIILQTYKTKAQFDDVKVSELQKTISYKELDEIPEGMPLDPIPYANRTLLKGSGNAVYMMMGGQKKYVPAGDSSIWNSYGLNPAKITTISDEELANILTADGLPRLEYYGVESHRVSHLKTLINIVAPFIPVIGQLYTMYQAFQGIKKGDYLQGALGFLGGLGELAKLTPAQLAKFGSLGKLAANLNNLNNIDTISKLVTLADTINKINYASIALTGNDLTDGSGRKINGSQRFIAGLNYMATDFSKILPKGLNSLHLPFSNTISPGALKYMTKTYQLGVAATGKEGVLFGKELSDEERINIGTKLVGSSLGNIIANGIDYATDDNPETGITDALKEEGMSFYKGAQAWSQMAIQAYQNASRLVPMLNFTTTTPSSIPKDQDAYIKLDIAHELWQTVASIRDTGSDIFTSIRDAVRESRKDYDLRIAYKKGELPADVLAQKLNNKEINVEDVYQLAVTYGADATKLIALATKNATNQELMELIHKDKGSNKEVSEALKGERNERINEAIKEFSSAITPQLANASDSTIPCVDFEKGTKYLLELMQMECKISTGETIITPEGSTIRCIGVNNVVAEWWKGILRDAGIAIEGGIAAVGFLPGGQVIETVYDIFMATAGYSLAEGKLSPVQRALVAGAIFVPGMSGVLVKNADQVAKEVLHIHHALSQSKKLAPNFARAGLDIEEWTVPFAKWFHNLKPYGIHTGPNHWNKQWEGFFEKYGDYVKDTKILEQLKKMDNEILEQLDNIKKQPDLQQWQLGQIENMQTEILKQIEKINKELNLR